Below is a window of Pocillopora verrucosa isolate sample1 chromosome 6, ASM3666991v2, whole genome shotgun sequence DNA.
TTTTCGCTTTACTCTGTCAAAAATGACCTGGTAAAGTAACAGATTACTAATCTTTCAAATACTTCCTTTCCACTTCCATGTCTGATTGGATTTTTTAGACAACAAATGgcatttttaagacaaaaaaaatattaagttgGGGGAATTGTAAAGCAGGTACCACCAGTGAAAACTTCTCTGAAGGTCTGGCAGCAGGTTTAGCATGAATAATGACTTAATTCTGCTTTAATTAAGAAGGGAAGAGCCTTTACTACCAATACTTCCTGCATAGATAATAACCAACTGTCTAAGCATGACTACATGTATCATAATGTTCATTCTGAAAGAGATAGATAAATGTTATATACTTAGACTAAGTGCAGTAGTTTTTATCATCTTTGTACAATGCAGCATTTATTCAGACCCCATGGCAGTGGGTGCAGGTTGTGTGGTAGGAACAGGTAACTTCAGGTCAAAAACCCGCCTTGCATTTTCAGTTGATGCTCGTGCTACCTCTTCAGCATCAACCCCAAGACATTTTGCAACAGTGTGGGCCACAATAGGAAGAGTACAAGGCTCATTCCGTCCTGGCTGACACCTTTTAAGAAGTGATTTGCATACATCGTCCAACTCCTTCTCAGGAGCATTTGGAATCATATAAGGAGCATCACTTTCGAGGAGAATCCTGTCTAGTGGTAAAACACCTTCTTTAAGAGCATCTCTTAATGCTTTGCCTGGACTGTCTGCAACCATGGAAAAAGTTTTTAGTTATTCCTTTTTGGGTGGGTAAACTAAAgatctttgtttactttttctcctgtttttagccaaaagcaaaagaaaattattaccATGGGATTATTGCAAGTATATAATGTTATATTCTCAGGGTAAGACAACTAATAATGTCATCATAtcgcaaaaattaaaagaagttAAAGTATTGAAGAAAATGACCctataagaaacaaaaatatataagtttttcttttttctcttttttttcaagaaggtGAGGAGATTTGAAGTATCAGATAATCAAATTCACAAGGGTTAACTCTCACAAGTAAGGATTTACTGGAAGGAGGCATGGTGGCCTAATGGTTAACTCCAGGTCTAAGGGTTTGGGTTCTTAACTGAGCCAGGTCATTTTGCTGAGTTCTTTGGTAAGACACATCACTCTCACAACACCTCTCTCTATGCAATAATGTAAATAGATGCTTGAAAAAGCCTTCGCCCAAAGGGAGTAACAAAACTGCTGGTTGCTTCATTTCATGGAGACTAAGATAAGCTCCCTTGTGGGCCATTCAGCTCAGGTATAGACTTTCGGATAAACTAGTCAGTGCCCTCAAAAGAAACTCAGTTCAACTAACCTTTGCAAATAAAGCCACAAATTCCAATGTAAAATCCCATGGCAACATAGGCACTCATTTCAGAGACACTACCAGTGAAACAGTGAATCACAATTGAAGGCAACCTGCCACTGAAGTGACTCAACACCTCAATAAACTTCTGGTGCGATGCCCGCTCATGCGCTAAGAGAGGTTTCTGAACCTCACAAGCAATTTCAACCTGTTGTGTTATCAAAAAGAAATCGTTATTGCTGGTTTTGTCAACAATTTCAATGAACTAAATACCCAAGGGCTTACCTGTTTTGTAAATGCTTCAACTTGTGCCTTTTCATCTGAATAATTTCTATGGAAGTCCAAACCAACCTCACCAATAGCAACGACTACCGGGTCTTTTGCCAATTCTTTAATCTCCCTGGCTGTTTTTTCATTCCATTCTTTTGTTGTGAAATGAGGGTGTACACCGACAGATGCATATAAGACATGAGGATGTGCCTTAGCATGAAGAACAGCTGACTGACTCATCTGTAAAGTGTTCCctgttaaaatcattttttttattcccacTAAATCTGCTTGTTCTATGACATTTCGTATATCTCTTGAAAATCTGCagtgaaaatgcaaaataacaGTCAAGTTGATTTTAAAACATAGCTTACATAAAACTttaaatccttaaaaaatagaatgaaaacTACTTCAACAAAGaagttattattttgttactaagtgattttctgtgttttaatttttttctggcaGAGAATGTCAAATGATTCGAAAAAGTTCATCTTTGGTCTGAAAACTGAACACTTGCGATTTACCTCAGGACTGCCTGGCCATATAACAAAGTTAGTTAGTTTGACTTACGCCTTGTTTGGCAGATTGACACCAACATCAATAAGCTGTAAAATTTTATCTTCTGGAACAGTCACTATTTCATTTGGCCCTTGAGGAAATTGCCTGTTCCGTCGACCCTTCATGTTATTACTATACTGGTTCATTCCATAGGGATAGTTAGCCAGTTGTGGAATTGGCATTACATATGAAGATGGAAACATTGAAGGAATAGAGACTTTGCTCCTGCGACCTCCCATTTGAGTATTAGCTGGTTCAACTTTGATGAATCTGTCATAAAGTTTTGTTCCATTCAGCTGAAGTAAGTGACCTGGAATACAATAAAGCCTCAAAGTTTTATCAAGTTTGCAAGCAAGGTGATAGCACAGTTCAAGTTCTGTGTACTGTATTAAGTACCATTTTACCACTTGGCTTGTGAACAGACTTAACCTCTCACTATTACACTCAAAACTTACTTGCCAGTTGCTCTGGTACATTAATGAATCCAAACCCATGAGACATTCCTGGACGTTCCACAGATAATTCAATCCATGAATTTGATCTCAAGTAAGGCG
It encodes the following:
- the LOC131770585 gene encoding 3'-5' ssDNA/RNA exonuclease TatD isoform X2, whose amino-acid sequence is MSHGFGFINVPEQLASHLLQLNGTKLYDRFIKVEPANTQMGGRRSKVSIPSMFPSSYVMPIPQLANYPYGMNQYSNNMKGRRNRQFPQGPNEIVTVPEDKILQLIDVGVNLPNKAFSRDIRNVIEQADLVGIKKMILTGNTLQMSQSAVLHAKAHPHVLYASVGVHPHFTTKEWNEKTAREIKELAKDPVVVAIGEVGLDFHRNYSDEKAQVEAFTKQVEIACEVQKPLLAHERASHQKFIEVLSHFSGRLPSIVIHCFTGSVSEMSAYVAMGFYIGICGFICKDSPGKALRDALKEGVLPLDRILLESDAPYMIPNAPEKELDDVCKSLLKRCQPGRNEPCTLPIVAHTVAKCLGVDAEEVARASTENARRVFDLKLPVPTTQPAPTAMGSE
- the LOC131770585 gene encoding 3'-5' ssDNA/RNA exonuclease TatD isoform X1; its protein translation is MSTNRRFYIGNLSLKVTKDDLRHHFGLDSTPYLRSNSWIELSVERPGMSHGFGFINVPEQLASHLLQLNGTKLYDRFIKVEPANTQMGGRRSKVSIPSMFPSSYVMPIPQLANYPYGMNQYSNNMKGRRNRQFPQGPNEIVTVPEDKILQLIDVGVNLPNKAFSRDIRNVIEQADLVGIKKMILTGNTLQMSQSAVLHAKAHPHVLYASVGVHPHFTTKEWNEKTAREIKELAKDPVVVAIGEVGLDFHRNYSDEKAQVEAFTKQVEIACEVQKPLLAHERASHQKFIEVLSHFSGRLPSIVIHCFTGSVSEMSAYVAMGFYIGICGFICKDSPGKALRDALKEGVLPLDRILLESDAPYMIPNAPEKELDDVCKSLLKRCQPGRNEPCTLPIVAHTVAKCLGVDAEEVARASTENARRVFDLKLPVPTTQPAPTAMGSE